Proteins from a single region of Antricoccus suffuscus:
- a CDS encoding dipeptide/oligopeptide/nickel ABC transporter permease/ATP-binding protein, whose translation MTNPVTVPDETPTQRARSFYWTFGLIAGLVLFGIILLIGIVAPLVMSHSANALSSHASAPPSAKHWFGTDEFGRDMLARSLVATRLTLIMTAAATAISVVIGVLLGTGIWLAPRRVRELGLRAVEVAVSYPGLLVALIITSIIGAGAVAVVIGIGIAGIPAWGRLTANLASDVSRRDFVVTARLLGVPGRKVITRHLLPNMAEPMLILVASGFAVSLIELSGLSFVGLGVQSPSYDYGKLLIDALPAIYTRPAQVFGPALMIVLTILSVMLIGDGLAAAADPRTAQRRRKHIQIPSAGRETEVRSDSSFVSVQDLRVSTDRGTELLHGVSFTIERGEIVGVVGESGSGKSVTAMALAKLLAEGLTASASEVRVGEMDMLGRVSRRKLATTVALVYQDPGTTFSPALRMGSQLSEVLRTHGNQSKKKARELVLGALTTVHMSSPERRLRQHPHELSGGMRQRAMIAAALAAKPELIIADEPTTALDVTVQAEILREFKRINKDRAVSMLFISHDIGVVEELCDRVLVMNAGEIVEELSWRQLAERDVRHPYTKKLIAATPSLSDPLPVRA comes from the coding sequence ATGACTAACCCGGTCACCGTCCCCGACGAGACTCCAACGCAACGCGCGCGATCCTTCTACTGGACGTTCGGCTTGATCGCCGGGCTGGTGCTGTTCGGCATCATTTTGCTGATCGGGATCGTCGCCCCGCTGGTGATGTCGCACTCGGCGAACGCCTTGTCCTCGCACGCGAGTGCGCCGCCGTCCGCGAAACACTGGTTCGGCACGGACGAGTTCGGAAGAGACATGCTCGCGCGCTCACTGGTCGCGACCCGACTGACCCTGATCATGACCGCTGCGGCGACGGCTATCTCCGTCGTGATCGGCGTGCTGCTCGGTACCGGCATTTGGCTTGCGCCTCGTCGGGTCCGCGAGCTTGGTCTGCGCGCTGTCGAGGTCGCCGTGTCCTATCCGGGGCTGCTGGTCGCATTGATCATTACCTCGATCATCGGCGCCGGGGCGGTGGCCGTGGTGATCGGCATCGGGATCGCCGGCATACCCGCCTGGGGCCGACTTACCGCCAACCTGGCATCGGACGTGTCGCGGCGCGATTTCGTTGTCACTGCGCGGCTGCTCGGCGTACCTGGCCGTAAGGTCATCACCCGCCACCTGCTGCCCAACATGGCCGAGCCGATGCTCATCCTGGTCGCCTCCGGGTTTGCGGTTTCGCTGATTGAGCTGTCCGGACTGTCGTTTGTGGGGCTCGGCGTACAGTCGCCGAGCTACGACTACGGCAAGCTGCTGATCGATGCGCTGCCGGCGATCTACACCCGCCCGGCTCAGGTGTTCGGGCCGGCGTTGATGATCGTGCTGACGATCCTCAGCGTCATGCTGATCGGCGACGGACTGGCGGCGGCGGCCGATCCGCGCACGGCACAGCGGCGGCGCAAGCACATTCAGATCCCTTCCGCGGGCCGGGAGACGGAGGTGCGCTCGGACTCGTCGTTTGTCTCGGTCCAGGACCTTCGGGTCAGCACCGACCGTGGGACCGAACTGCTGCACGGGGTCTCGTTCACCATCGAACGTGGCGAGATCGTCGGTGTGGTGGGGGAGTCGGGCTCCGGGAAGTCCGTCACGGCGATGGCTTTGGCGAAGCTGCTCGCCGAGGGGCTCACCGCTTCCGCGTCTGAGGTACGTGTCGGCGAGATGGACATGCTCGGCAGAGTTTCCCGCCGCAAGCTGGCGACGACGGTAGCGCTGGTCTATCAAGATCCGGGTACGACGTTCAGCCCCGCGTTGCGGATGGGCAGTCAGCTCAGCGAAGTACTACGCACCCACGGCAACCAGTCGAAGAAGAAGGCCCGCGAGTTGGTGCTCGGCGCACTCACCACTGTTCACATGAGCTCGCCGGAGCGTCGCCTGCGTCAGCATCCGCACGAGTTGTCCGGTGGGATGCGTCAACGGGCGATGATCGCCGCGGCTCTCGCGGCGAAACCTGAGCTGATCATCGCGGACGAGCCGACTACGGCGCTTGACGTCACGGTGCAGGCGGAGATCCTCCGTGAATTCAAGAGGATAAACAAGGATCGGGCGGTATCGATGCTGTTCATCTCGCATGACATCGGCGTCGTGGAGGAGTTGTGCGACCGGGTACTGGTGATGAACGCCGGTGAGATTGTGGAGGAACTGTCATGGCGCCAGCTCGCCGAACGCGACGTGCGGCATCCGTACACGAAGAAGCTCATCGCGGCGACCCCGAGCCTGTCAGATCCGTTGCCGGTGCGCGCGTGA
- a CDS encoding ABC transporter permease, whose translation MTEVTSVSDARAEADDRTATRGMSPWAQFAVKRALGLVMTVVVLVLVTFFIVRLIPGDPAVNAAGSDASPQQIEVIRSQLGLDVPLPQQFVNYVGGLLHGDLGQSFSLHGSVVSVVFARLPFTAGIAFIAMAVVLVVAVPVGMAVGVLTRGGRKRWLDTVFGFGTGLVAAIPSYVMATFLVLIFAVSLTLFPPAYSRVHPAASFVLPVLGLAIGPACIVARVVRRETAVVLEQDFMRTARGWRLRGARLYGKYALPALLTSTLTLSGLILTSMLGSAIVVETVFGWPGLGLGIVQAIVNKDYPVIQGIILVLGLLAALLTLFVDIILGLIDPRTLGGKHD comes from the coding sequence ATGACTGAGGTGACGTCGGTGTCCGACGCGCGCGCTGAGGCCGACGACCGGACTGCGACCCGCGGGATGTCCCCGTGGGCGCAGTTCGCCGTCAAACGCGCACTCGGGCTGGTAATGACGGTCGTCGTGCTGGTGCTCGTCACGTTTTTCATCGTTCGGCTGATTCCCGGCGACCCGGCGGTCAACGCCGCCGGGTCGGATGCGTCACCTCAGCAAATCGAGGTCATTCGCAGCCAGCTGGGCCTGGACGTGCCGCTGCCGCAGCAGTTCGTCAACTACGTCGGTGGACTGCTGCACGGCGACCTGGGTCAGTCCTTCTCGCTGCACGGCTCGGTCGTTTCGGTCGTCTTCGCGCGGTTGCCCTTCACTGCAGGCATTGCGTTCATCGCGATGGCCGTGGTGCTGGTCGTCGCCGTACCCGTCGGGATGGCGGTCGGCGTACTGACTCGGGGTGGCCGCAAGCGCTGGCTGGACACGGTGTTCGGGTTCGGCACGGGTCTCGTGGCCGCGATCCCGTCGTACGTCATGGCGACCTTCCTCGTGTTGATCTTCGCAGTCAGCCTGACGTTGTTTCCGCCGGCTTACTCGCGGGTGCATCCGGCCGCGTCCTTCGTGCTTCCGGTGTTAGGCCTGGCGATCGGGCCGGCGTGCATCGTTGCGCGCGTTGTACGCCGGGAGACAGCCGTCGTACTCGAGCAGGACTTCATGCGTACCGCGCGTGGGTGGCGCCTGCGAGGCGCTCGGCTCTATGGCAAGTACGCGTTGCCGGCCCTGCTGACGAGCACGCTCACCCTCAGCGGACTGATCCTGACCTCGATGCTCGGCAGCGCGATCGTGGTCGAGACCGTGTTTGGCTGGCCGGGGCTCGGGTTGGGCATCGTGCAAGCCATCGTCAACAAGGACTATCCAGTTATTCAAGGGATCATCCTGGTGCTCGGACTGCTTGCCGCGCTGCTGACCCTGTTCGTCGACATCATCCTGGGTCTGATCGACCCCCGGACCCTTGGTGGCAAACATGACTAA
- a CDS encoding cytochrome P450 — MTIVLPSAHEHPLTTDKDISSPEFWLKSFDERDKTFGWLRKNAPVSWHHPLQDVSVPPEVHKEKGFWAVVKAEDITYVSQNQELFSSDQQRTNIMLRPRVPDMIQSPSFLEMDPPLHTKYRRTISAAFTPKAVRRLADQINTRAEQIIDRVRGAGDIDFVEEVAAKLPMMTVADMVGVPEHLVETFALAGDRFIGANDPEINGGANPMEFVQDQINTLVGIGLDLVAQRRKDPKDDIATALANADDIFGHPLNESEMGAVMLLLSVAGNDTTKQTTARTVMTLWDNLDQREWLMEDFDGRIMSSIDEFIRHASPVLEFARTATQDLELRGEHIQAGDKVVIFYCSGNRDESVFDNPGKFDLHRGRNPHVGFGGGGVHFCLGSGVAKTQLRALFSQILTKLPDMKIGEPEMLRSEFIHGVRHLPVHIP; from the coding sequence ATGACGATTGTTTTGCCTAGCGCGCACGAGCATCCACTCACCACCGACAAGGACATTTCGAGTCCGGAGTTCTGGTTGAAATCCTTCGACGAGCGCGATAAGACGTTCGGGTGGCTGCGAAAAAACGCACCGGTGAGTTGGCACCATCCCCTTCAGGACGTCTCGGTACCACCGGAGGTCCACAAAGAAAAGGGATTCTGGGCGGTCGTCAAGGCAGAGGACATTACCTACGTCAGCCAGAACCAGGAGCTCTTTAGCTCTGACCAGCAGCGAACAAACATCATGCTGCGTCCGCGAGTGCCGGACATGATCCAGTCACCGTCGTTCCTGGAGATGGACCCGCCGCTTCACACGAAATACCGGCGGACCATCAGCGCAGCGTTCACGCCCAAGGCCGTCCGCCGCCTCGCGGATCAGATCAATACCCGGGCCGAGCAAATCATCGATCGCGTGCGTGGCGCCGGCGATATCGACTTCGTCGAGGAGGTTGCTGCCAAACTGCCGATGATGACGGTCGCGGACATGGTCGGCGTGCCGGAGCACCTGGTCGAGACGTTCGCTCTCGCGGGTGATCGGTTTATCGGCGCCAACGACCCGGAGATCAATGGCGGCGCCAACCCAATGGAGTTCGTCCAGGATCAGATCAACACCCTCGTCGGAATCGGCCTTGATCTGGTAGCCCAGCGGCGGAAGGATCCCAAGGACGACATCGCGACTGCGCTCGCCAACGCCGATGACATCTTCGGTCACCCGCTCAACGAGTCGGAGATGGGCGCGGTCATGCTGCTGCTCAGCGTGGCGGGCAACGACACGACGAAGCAGACGACCGCGCGCACCGTCATGACGCTCTGGGACAATCTCGACCAGCGGGAATGGCTCATGGAAGACTTCGACGGTCGGATCATGAGTTCAATCGACGAATTCATCCGGCACGCATCACCGGTCCTTGAGTTCGCCCGCACCGCGACGCAGGATCTCGAGCTTCGCGGCGAACACATACAAGCCGGCGACAAAGTCGTTATTTTCTACTGCTCAGGCAACCGAGACGAGTCGGTGTTCGACAATCCCGGCAAGTTCGACCTGCATCGCGGGCGTAACCCACACGTGGGTTTCGGCGGTGGAGGCGTGCACTTCTGTCTTGGCAGCGGTGTTGCGAAGACCCAGCTGCGCGCGCTGTTCTCGCAGATCCTCACCAAGCTCCCGGACATGAAGATCGGCGAACCGGAGATGCTGCGCAGCGAATTCATCCACGGCGTCCGTCACTTGCCGGTACACATTCCGTAA
- a CDS encoding O-acetyl-ADP-ribose deacetylase, which yields MRNTRISLVLGDITEEDADAIVNAANSTLLGGGGVDGAIHRAGGPSILRDCKQLRASTLKDGLPAGSAVATTAGNLAARWVIHTVGPVWSDTEDRSRLLSSCYTESLRVADALGAASVAFPAISTGVYRWPVEDGARLAIEAVRRCDSGPIDVRFVLFSQRAYDVFSNAVREI from the coding sequence ATGCGTAACACGCGAATCAGTCTGGTACTCGGTGATATCACCGAAGAGGATGCTGATGCCATCGTCAACGCCGCAAACTCAACACTTTTGGGCGGCGGCGGCGTAGACGGCGCGATTCATCGTGCCGGCGGCCCGTCGATCTTGCGCGACTGCAAACAGCTACGCGCCTCGACGCTGAAGGATGGGCTGCCTGCCGGCAGCGCAGTCGCAACAACGGCAGGTAATCTCGCCGCGCGCTGGGTGATCCATACCGTAGGTCCGGTCTGGAGCGATACCGAGGACCGTTCGCGCCTCCTCTCGTCGTGTTACACCGAGTCGTTGCGTGTGGCAGACGCCTTGGGCGCCGCGAGTGTCGCATTCCCCGCGATCTCGACCGGTGTCTATCGATGGCCGGTTGAGGATGGCGCACGTCTCGCGATCGAGGCGGTACGACGCTGCGATTCTGGACCGATCGACGTACGTTTTGTGCTGTTCAGCCAGCGGGCGTACGACGTATTCAGTAACGCGGTCCGCGAGATTTAG
- a CDS encoding M23 family metallopeptidase, whose translation MSRSRATATAIGVAVSALLWAFVVPSAAVALPPPPPNPSDAQISGAAAEKAAASAAVSQAAANSAAMANQIGALEAQTLAAADKHEQAVGQLEIANQTQLQTAQSVKDAGVAVGNAEASVATLAHNSYIQGNFIYTDIMLLTAEGPQDLIERSSMLSVVSQIQMKQVEKLRLAKIAQANADSAAKQAVLDKAAAEKLAKETLDTVTSQLSSAQETMQTLQAQKVQLDAQLAAAQSTLMQLEGAKQTYQQWLAQKQAEEAAAAAAAAKAAADKAAAAQAAAAQAAAAAKPASSGPSSGGSSAPPSNSGASNGAWALPAGGVLTTCFCMRWGEMHYGIDIAAPFMTPIYAAGSGTVKRAGSATGFGQAIYIQHAGGWVTVYGHIEAIYVSVGQQVSAGQVIAGMGSRGFSTGVHLHFEVTQGMYGTRVSPIPWLAARGIYL comes from the coding sequence GTGTCACGATCGAGGGCGACCGCCACCGCCATCGGCGTTGCAGTCTCGGCTCTCTTGTGGGCCTTCGTCGTACCCTCGGCGGCAGTCGCGCTGCCGCCTCCGCCGCCGAATCCGTCCGATGCGCAGATAAGTGGCGCCGCCGCCGAGAAAGCCGCCGCCAGCGCCGCGGTCAGCCAAGCGGCCGCCAACTCTGCGGCTATGGCCAATCAGATTGGCGCACTCGAAGCACAGACACTCGCCGCAGCCGACAAGCACGAGCAAGCCGTCGGCCAGCTGGAAATCGCCAACCAGACGCAACTACAGACCGCACAGTCGGTAAAGGACGCAGGCGTCGCCGTCGGCAATGCAGAAGCCAGCGTTGCGACGCTCGCGCATAATTCCTACATTCAGGGAAACTTCATATACACCGACATCATGCTGCTGACCGCCGAAGGCCCGCAGGACCTGATTGAGCGCTCCAGCATGCTCTCGGTCGTCTCGCAGATCCAGATGAAGCAGGTCGAAAAACTGAGGCTGGCCAAGATCGCTCAAGCCAACGCAGACTCGGCCGCCAAGCAGGCGGTTCTCGACAAGGCCGCGGCTGAAAAGCTAGCAAAAGAGACCCTCGATACGGTCACGTCTCAGTTATCGAGCGCACAGGAGACGATGCAGACCCTGCAGGCGCAGAAGGTGCAGCTCGACGCGCAGCTTGCCGCCGCGCAAAGCACGCTCATGCAACTCGAAGGCGCGAAGCAGACATACCAGCAATGGCTCGCGCAGAAGCAGGCCGAAGAAGCTGCAGCCGCCGCGGCCGCCGCGAAAGCCGCCGCCGACAAGGCGGCTGCCGCCCAAGCGGCCGCTGCTCAAGCGGCCGCCGCCGCGAAACCGGCTAGTAGCGGACCATCTTCCGGCGGGTCGTCAGCCCCACCGTCGAATTCCGGAGCGAGCAATGGCGCGTGGGCCCTGCCCGCAGGCGGCGTCCTCACGACATGCTTTTGCATGCGCTGGGGCGAGATGCACTACGGCATCGACATCGCGGCGCCGTTCATGACACCGATCTACGCCGCCGGCAGCGGCACGGTGAAACGCGCCGGCTCGGCCACCGGCTTCGGGCAGGCCATCTACATCCAGCACGCCGGCGGCTGGGTCACTGTCTACGGGCACATCGAGGCCATCTATGTCAGCGTCGGCCAACAGGTCAGTGCCGGACAGGTGATCGCGGGGATGGGATCGCGCGGTTTCTCAACGGGTGTCCATCTGCACTTCGAGGTCACGCAAGGCATGTACGGCACTCGGGTAAGCCCAATTCCCTGGCTGGCTGCCCGGGGAATTTACCTCTAG
- a CDS encoding CaiB/BaiF CoA transferase family protein yields the protein MTTTAPHTASPRPMDDMLVLDFTQVIAGPMSTMMCADLGATVIKVEPPTGDNGRTYGSSDPSIIASPVYDAFNRGKRSIVLDLRQEDDLALAKKIARKADVVVSAFRPGVMERLGLGYDALRAENPRLIYGLISGFGPDGPGRTRPGFDGALQAETGLLELCGEPDGPPQRIGTHVVDVTTGHVMFQAILAALLNRERHGIGECIQTCLFDCGISLHTHHFSEYLTHGVAPTRNGNQAAMSAPSGLYQTKDGYIVFSANSVKHWDAFLKVTGSEVLAGEDYATQNLRTANRDTLVPIVMDILRQHTTDEWVKIFEESEMVYGRLQDYAAITASEQFSVNDLALESRDGDRTVRSVRPPVRYSSFDYAQTNASPAVIGQDSDEVRAEFG from the coding sequence ATGACCACCACCGCCCCCCACACCGCTTCGCCACGCCCGATGGACGACATGCTGGTGCTCGATTTCACGCAGGTCATTGCCGGGCCCATGTCCACGATGATGTGCGCGGACCTCGGTGCGACGGTGATCAAGGTCGAACCACCCACCGGCGACAACGGCCGCACCTACGGCAGCAGTGATCCTTCCATCATCGCCTCCCCGGTGTACGACGCGTTCAACCGGGGGAAGCGCTCGATCGTGCTCGATCTGCGCCAGGAGGACGATCTTGCACTCGCGAAGAAGATCGCCCGCAAGGCGGATGTCGTGGTCTCAGCATTCCGGCCGGGGGTCATGGAGCGGCTCGGCCTAGGCTATGACGCTTTGCGCGCGGAGAACCCGCGACTTATCTACGGTCTGATCAGCGGGTTCGGTCCCGACGGCCCGGGGCGCACACGGCCCGGCTTCGATGGCGCGCTACAGGCAGAGACCGGACTGCTGGAGCTCTGCGGCGAGCCCGATGGCCCTCCCCAGCGGATCGGCACGCACGTCGTCGATGTCACGACCGGTCACGTCATGTTTCAAGCCATCCTCGCGGCGCTGCTCAACCGCGAGCGGCATGGCATCGGCGAGTGCATCCAGACTTGCCTATTCGACTGTGGCATCAGCCTGCACACACATCATTTCTCGGAGTACCTGACTCACGGTGTCGCGCCGACACGAAACGGCAACCAGGCCGCCATGTCCGCACCGTCGGGGCTCTACCAGACCAAAGACGGCTACATCGTTTTCTCCGCAAATTCGGTGAAACATTGGGACGCGTTCCTCAAGGTGACCGGATCCGAAGTGTTGGCTGGCGAGGACTACGCGACCCAGAATCTGCGCACAGCCAACCGAGACACGCTCGTCCCGATCGTCATGGACATACTGCGGCAGCACACGACCGATGAGTGGGTCAAGATCTTCGAAGAAAGCGAGATGGTCTACGGCAGGCTGCAGGATTACGCCGCCATCACCGCCTCTGAGCAGTTCTCGGTCAACGACCTCGCGCTCGAGTCCCGCGATGGCGACCGGACCGTCCGCTCCGTGCGGCCGCCGGTGCGCTACTCGTCGTTCGACTACGCACAGACGAATGCCTCGCCCGCCGTCATTGGCCAGGACAGCGACGAAGTCCGCGCCGAGTTCGGCTAG
- a CDS encoding ABC transporter ATP-binding protein produces MSTERRSSALTIEDLTVTFGHGASAATVLHSISMELPAGRTVGLVGESGSGKSTVAKAIVGIVEPVAGSISLNGTDLATLSKRDRLDFRRKVQMIPQDPYSSLNPRRTVGQTMAESIDPAHDEVRKHRDRIVHWLELVRLDADSIDRYPHEFSGGQRQRIAIARALVIEPEVIIADEITSALDVSVQAEILALIARLRAELQLTMLFISHNLAVVRHVSDDVVVLYRGDIVEQSNSEALFRAPRHDYTKALLAAVPGSPTFSLD; encoded by the coding sequence GTGAGCACCGAACGCCGGTCGTCGGCACTGACGATCGAAGACCTGACGGTTACCTTCGGACACGGCGCTAGCGCTGCAACGGTGCTGCACTCGATCAGCATGGAGTTGCCGGCCGGCCGCACGGTCGGCCTCGTGGGGGAGTCGGGGTCGGGGAAGTCCACGGTGGCCAAGGCGATTGTGGGGATTGTCGAACCGGTGGCCGGGTCGATCTCTCTCAATGGGACGGACCTCGCGACATTGTCGAAGCGCGACCGGTTGGACTTCCGCCGCAAGGTGCAGATGATTCCTCAGGACCCGTACTCGTCGCTGAACCCGCGTCGTACGGTCGGTCAGACAATGGCCGAGTCGATCGATCCGGCGCACGATGAGGTGCGTAAGCATCGGGACAGGATCGTGCACTGGCTTGAGCTAGTGCGCCTCGATGCCGACTCTATTGACCGCTACCCGCACGAGTTCTCTGGCGGACAGCGGCAGCGGATCGCTATTGCCCGTGCGTTGGTGATCGAGCCCGAGGTAATCATCGCCGACGAGATCACCTCTGCTTTGGATGTATCGGTGCAGGCGGAGATCCTGGCGTTGATCGCGCGGTTGCGCGCCGAACTGCAACTGACGATGTTGTTCATCTCGCACAACCTCGCCGTCGTACGCCACGTCAGTGACGACGTCGTCGTGCTCTATCGCGGCGATATCGTCGAACAGTCCAATAGCGAGGCGCTGTTTCGCGCGCCGCGGCACGATTACACGAAGGCGCTGTTGGCCGCCGTGCCGGGATCGCCGACCTTCAGCCTCGACTGA
- a CDS encoding sugar porter family MFS transporter, translated as MALEEEYGSSSADAASHHRGKVIMLAVAAAVGGFLFGFDSSVINGAVDAIAGHFALSAFVKGLVVAIALLGSAVGAWLAGGWADRWGRTRVMVIGAVLFALSAVGSSFPFAAWDLAFWRVVGGVGIGIASVIAPAYIAEIAPAAIRGRLGSLQQLAIVLGIFVALLSDAFFLNAAGTDSTGEKNAQNIVLGLQAWQWMFLVGVIPAIVYGILALQIPESPRFLVAKGRMREALKVLHTTVGDEAEQKAAEIKETLDTEHQPTMKDIRGPAFGLMPIVWVGIALSAFQQLVGINVIFYYSTTLWSSVGFSKEDSALISVFTSVLNILVTLVAIALVDKIGRKRLLLIGSAGMAISLGLATVAFTQSSIDSSGAVHLGNPWGLLALIGANMFVVFFGATWGPVVWVLLGEMFPNKIRAAALSVAAAAQWICNFLITVSFPVMSEKLGLPVTYGFYVLCAVLSFIFVKTKVVETRGLELEEMGTGKLAEPIVRRSRARHS; from the coding sequence ATGGCACTTGAGGAAGAGTACGGAAGTTCATCAGCGGATGCCGCGTCGCACCACCGCGGCAAGGTCATCATGCTGGCCGTCGCGGCGGCGGTTGGCGGATTTCTATTCGGCTTCGACTCGTCCGTCATTAATGGCGCCGTAGACGCGATCGCCGGTCACTTCGCGCTGTCGGCATTCGTTAAAGGACTAGTCGTAGCCATCGCATTACTCGGCTCGGCCGTGGGCGCGTGGCTGGCCGGCGGATGGGCCGACAGGTGGGGCCGCACGAGGGTCATGGTCATCGGGGCCGTCCTCTTTGCTCTATCCGCGGTCGGATCGTCGTTTCCCTTTGCCGCATGGGACCTGGCCTTTTGGCGAGTAGTCGGCGGCGTCGGTATCGGTATCGCGTCGGTCATCGCGCCGGCGTACATCGCCGAAATCGCGCCGGCAGCGATCCGCGGGCGTCTCGGATCATTGCAGCAGCTCGCGATCGTGCTCGGTATCTTCGTAGCTCTGTTGTCGGATGCATTCTTCCTCAATGCTGCCGGGACCGACTCCACCGGCGAGAAGAACGCGCAGAACATCGTCCTCGGCTTGCAGGCATGGCAGTGGATGTTTCTCGTCGGCGTCATCCCCGCGATTGTCTACGGAATACTCGCCCTCCAGATCCCGGAGTCGCCGCGGTTCCTCGTCGCTAAAGGACGCATGCGTGAGGCCCTGAAAGTCCTTCATACGACGGTCGGCGACGAAGCAGAACAGAAGGCCGCCGAGATCAAGGAGACCCTCGATACCGAGCACCAACCCACGATGAAGGACATCCGTGGCCCGGCCTTTGGACTCATGCCGATTGTCTGGGTGGGCATCGCGCTGTCCGCGTTTCAGCAGCTGGTCGGCATCAACGTCATCTTCTACTACTCCACGACATTGTGGAGTTCGGTTGGCTTCTCCAAAGAAGACTCGGCGCTCATCTCGGTGTTCACCTCGGTCCTCAATATCCTCGTCACCCTGGTGGCGATCGCGCTGGTCGACAAGATCGGACGCAAGAGGCTTCTACTCATCGGCTCTGCCGGAATGGCGATCTCACTCGGCCTGGCGACCGTGGCGTTCACCCAGTCCTCAATTGATTCCTCGGGCGCCGTCCATCTCGGGAACCCTTGGGGCCTGCTTGCGCTCATCGGCGCGAACATGTTTGTCGTCTTCTTCGGTGCGACCTGGGGTCCGGTCGTTTGGGTTCTTCTCGGCGAGATGTTCCCCAACAAAATTCGCGCGGCGGCACTTTCGGTGGCTGCGGCGGCTCAGTGGATATGCAACTTCCTTATTACGGTCTCGTTCCCCGTCATGAGTGAGAAATTAGGTCTACCCGTCACGTATGGGTTCTACGTGCTGTGCGCCGTACTCTCGTTCATCTTCGTCAAGACAAAGGTGGTCGAGACTCGTGGGCTTGAGCTGGAAGAGATGGGCACCGGCAAACTTGCCGAGCCGATTGTTCGCAGGTCCCGCGCTCGCCACTCATAG